The DNA sequence AATGCCGTTCACGACATCCTGCGACAGGGTGAGGTCCGCAGCGCCAAGATTGGTCTTCAGCTGTTCCATCGAGGTCGCGCCGATGATGACGGACGCCATGAACGGGCGCGTCAGGCAGAAGGCGATTGCCATCTGGGCAGGATCGAGGCCGTGCTCGCGGGCCAGCTGGACATAACCGGCGACGGCCGGCTCCTGGTGCGGCGTGAAGCGTCCGCCGAGGTCACCGTTGATCGAAAGACGGGAGCCTGTCGGCTTGGCGCCATTCAGGTACTTGCCGGTGAGCAGCCCGGCTGCGAGCGGCGAGTAGGCGAGCAGACCCACATCCTCGTGATGGGACAGTTCGGAAAGGTCGAGATCATAGGCGCGATAAAGAAGATTGTATTCGTTCTGAACCGAGGCGACCCGCGGCAGGCCGTGACGTTCAGCCATGTCGATGAACTTCATCGTCCCCCAGGCCGTTTCGTTGGAAAGGCCGATGGCGCGCACCTTGCCGGCCTTCACGAGGTCGCCGAGCTTGTCGAGGATCGCCCTGAGATCGCCGGCGACATGCGTCTTGTCCTGCTTGGCGGGATCGTAGGACCAGGCATTGCGGAAATGGTAGTGGCCGCGGTTCGGCCAATGGATCTGGTAGAGGTCGACATAGTCGGTCTTCAAGCGCTGAAGGCTGGCGTCGATCGCCTGGTCGATGCCCTCAGGCGTGGTCGGGCTGCCATTGCGAATATAGGGGCGGCCGGGGCCGGCGACCTTGGTCGCAAGTACAACGTCATCGCGGCGGCCGCGCCTTGCCAGCCACTCGCCGATGAAACGCTCGGTGTCGCCATAGGTCTCGGGCGAAAGCGGCGTCGTCGGGTAGAGTTCTGCCGTATCGATGAAGTTCACGCCCTTGCCGAAGGCGTGGTCCAGCTGTTCATGCGCTTCGGCGATGGAATTCTGCGAGCCCCAGGTCATGGTGCCAAGGCAGATTTCCGAGACGGTGATGCCGGTGCGGCCAAGCGTGTTGTAACGCATTGAATGGGGATCCTTGTGAAAGACGTGCGTCGGCCCCGTGGGACAAGGGGTGCGTGCGCCGGAAATGGAGTGATAGCCTCGGCCCTTGGGAGTGTCTAAGGCAGGTCGGCTTCGGGCGGCAAACTTACGCCTTGATTGGTGAAGATCAAGGGCAAAAGGCGGCTGTGGCCCGGTTCGGCGGGCCTTGCGCGCTTGACTCGCCGTTCAGGAATGTGAATGGAGAGGAAACCGGAGCGGGGTAAAGAAAAGCGTATGCGGTTATCCGCCCGCATCCCGCTCTAACTCATAAGAACCGATCACTATGATTTTGTGTCGATTCGACCCAAAATCATAGTGATCTAGGGAAGGGACGATCCCATGAGCATTGCATTCACGTTTCCGGGCCAGGGCAGCCAGGCTGTCGGCATGGGCAAGGATCTGGCGGACGCCTTTCCGGAAGCCGCTGCCGTCTTCGCCGAGGTCGACGACGCGCTTGGCGAAAAGCTGTCCGAAATCATGTGGAACGGCCCCGAGGAAACGCTGACGCTGACCGCGAACGCGCAGCCCGCGCTGATGGCC is a window from the Ensifer adhaerens genome containing:
- a CDS encoding aldo/keto reductase; translation: MRYNTLGRTGITVSEICLGTMTWGSQNSIAEAHEQLDHAFGKGVNFIDTAELYPTTPLSPETYGDTERFIGEWLARRGRRDDVVLATKVAGPGRPYIRNGSPTTPEGIDQAIDASLQRLKTDYVDLYQIHWPNRGHYHFRNAWSYDPAKQDKTHVAGDLRAILDKLGDLVKAGKVRAIGLSNETAWGTMKFIDMAERHGLPRVASVQNEYNLLYRAYDLDLSELSHHEDVGLLAYSPLAAGLLTGKYLNGAKPTGSRLSINGDLGGRFTPHQEPAVAGYVQLAREHGLDPAQMAIAFCLTRPFMASVIIGATSMEQLKTNLGAADLTLSQDVVNGIRRLHRLYPMPI